From Vulpes vulpes isolate BD-2025 chromosome 7, VulVul3, whole genome shotgun sequence, one genomic window encodes:
- the LOC140599532 gene encoding uncharacterized protein, whose product MWSRLQLQDPDNRVLEDVILKCVSRREAAGTWGLVPSGAGGRGRPGLSERALRPAPALRLALPLPFRLPLPLPLSLRLALARRGLGPAGVAGGRGPRRPAAVSPGERSAPRFASDKGRVPPLESRFGKVSADALGLPRWRPDGGAQRAEPPRPRVRRATRAAGAALLAARPAWLLRAARGHGRGDVGRGDAGRGDARCVRRRRGPVRGTEAPRVLPREGDGGGVGVPPPGLPRGPRPGPPGQTDAWRLSVTTTAVMSQRWNHTVRRNSVAGPSGRMFHD is encoded by the exons CGCGAAGGGAGGCGGCCGGGACCTGGGGGCTTGTGCCGAGCGGGGCAGGGGGCCGCGGAAGGCCCGGGCTGTCCGAGCGGGCCCTGcgtcccgcccccgccctccgtctcgccctccccctccctttccgtctccccctccccctccccctctccctccgtcTCGCCCTCGCCCGGCGCGGGCTGGGGCCGGCAGGGGTCGCCGGGGGTCGGGGCCCTCGGCGCCCCGCTGCGGTCTCTCCCGGCGAACGCTCTGCCCCGCGGTTCGCGTCTGACAAGGGCCGAGTCCCCCCCCTGGAAAGCCGCTTCGGGAAGGTCTCGGCCGACGCGCTCGGCCTCCCGCGGTGGCGCCCGGACGGAGGGGCGCAGAGGGCCGAGCCACCGCGCCCGAGGGTGCGGCGAGCGacgcgggcggccggggcggcgctGCTCGCGGCCAGACCCGCGTGGCTCCTCCGCGCGGCCCGGGGTCACGGCCGCGGTGACGTGGGCCGTGGTGACGCGGGCCGGGGTGACGCGCGGTGCGTGCGCCGCCGCCGTGGCCCGGTCCGCGGCACCGAGGCCCCCAGGGTCCTGCCGCGCGAAGGGGACGGCGGAGGCGTGGGCGTCCCTCCTCCCGGCCTCCCCCGAGGCCCGCGGCCCGGACCCCCGGGACAGACGGACGCTTGGCGCCTCAGCGTGACTACAACAGCTGT aatgtcacagaggtggaatcatacagtacgcAGAAACTCAGTTGCTGGACCATCAG GTAGAATGTTCCATGATTGA